From the genome of Pseudomonadota bacterium, one region includes:
- the yajC gene encoding preprotein translocase subunit YajC, which translates to MLGIAFAMAQNPAAGGAGGGLEAIKGFFPLILMFVIFYFLLIRPQQKKQKDHKNLLANLKRGDEIVTAGGLVGKITAITDRIITIEVADKVRVKILRGQIMTVLQGEQS; encoded by the coding sequence ATGTTAGGTATAGCATTTGCGATGGCACAAAATCCTGCTGCTGGTGGTGCAGGTGGTGGACTGGAAGCAATAAAAGGTTTCTTTCCCTTGATTCTCATGTTTGTGATTTTTTATTTTCTTCTAATTCGCCCCCAGCAGAAGAAACAGAAAGATCATAAAAACCTGCTGGCCAACTTGAAACGGGGAGATGAAATTGTTACTGCCGGCGGGTTGGTAGGCAAGATAACGGCCATCACCGATCGTATCATAACCATTGAAGTGGCTGATAAAGTCAGAGTTAAAATTCTTCGTGGCCAGATTATGACTGTCCTTCAGGGTGAGCAGTCGTAG
- the secD gene encoding protein translocase subunit SecD, translating into MIKSIKLRLLIVLVTVVLAILYMVPTVTNKLPSWWGKILPTDQIHLGLDLQGGIHLLMEVDVAKAMEATTDRIAGGMQSFLHDKKMDIVAVKQVEIGELSIRMADAVDMTEVQSMLDKEFPQWKFLRAQGQSLNYKVENAERQRIEKMAVEQAVETMRNRIDQFGVSEPEIRPQADNRILVQLPGIKDTKRAIELIGKTALLEFKLVSNKINPRELESGNIPDDIEILYQQEYDPVTKKNIRQVPYALEKKTLMTGEYIADAKVRFNSQYGEPYVAMDFNSRGGKLFDRITAENVKRRLAIILDNHVYSAPVIQERISGGKAQISGRFDAKEARDLAIVLRAGALPAPIRILEKRTVGPSLGHDSIRKGLISMVIGFMLVVVFMVIYYHLSGLVANLALVLNLLFILSVLALAKATLTLPGIAGIVLTIGMAVDANVLIFERIKEELRLGKTTRAALDGGYNKAFLTIMDANITTLIAAIVLYQYGTGPIKGFAVTLSIGIVSSLFTAIFVTRLVYDSIMEKRSVKQLSI; encoded by the coding sequence ATGATTAAGAGTATCAAGTTGCGTTTGTTGATTGTCCTGGTTACCGTTGTTCTTGCGATTCTTTATATGGTGCCGACAGTTACCAATAAATTACCTTCATGGTGGGGTAAAATCCTGCCTACGGATCAGATCCATCTGGGGTTGGACCTGCAGGGTGGTATCCATCTGCTGATGGAGGTGGATGTTGCTAAAGCAATGGAGGCGACAACTGATCGGATAGCTGGAGGAATGCAGAGTTTTCTTCATGATAAAAAGATGGATATTGTCGCGGTAAAACAGGTTGAAATCGGGGAATTGTCGATCAGAATGGCTGATGCTGTTGATATGACGGAAGTTCAGTCTATGCTTGACAAAGAATTTCCCCAATGGAAATTTCTGCGTGCCCAGGGGCAATCGCTTAATTATAAAGTCGAAAACGCTGAACGTCAACGCATTGAAAAAATGGCGGTTGAACAGGCTGTAGAGACCATGCGTAACCGGATCGATCAGTTCGGGGTCTCCGAACCTGAAATCAGGCCCCAGGCTGATAATCGCATCCTGGTTCAGCTGCCGGGAATCAAGGATACCAAGCGGGCTATTGAGTTGATTGGTAAAACTGCCCTGCTGGAATTTAAACTGGTAAGTAACAAAATTAATCCCCGGGAGCTTGAATCTGGAAATATTCCGGATGATATAGAGATTCTTTATCAACAGGAATATGATCCGGTTACCAAAAAAAACATTCGCCAGGTTCCCTATGCCCTGGAAAAAAAGACCCTGATGACCGGTGAATACATTGCCGACGCCAAGGTTCGCTTTAATTCCCAATATGGTGAACCTTATGTGGCCATGGATTTTAATTCCCGGGGCGGCAAACTGTTCGACCGGATAACGGCAGAAAATGTCAAGCGCCGCCTGGCGATTATTCTGGATAACCATGTCTATTCCGCTCCGGTAATCCAGGAACGGATTTCCGGGGGTAAAGCCCAGATTTCCGGTCGTTTCGATGCCAAGGAAGCCCGTGATCTGGCGATTGTCCTGCGTGCCGGCGCCCTGCCGGCCCCTATTCGAATTCTGGAAAAGCGAACTGTCGGTCCCTCCCTCGGACATGATTCAATCAGAAAAGGGCTGATTTCCATGGTTATCGGTTTCATGCTGGTGGTGGTTTTTATGGTGATCTATTACCATCTTAGCGGTCTGGTTGCCAACCTGGCGCTGGTATTGAACCTGCTTTTCATTCTCAGTGTTCTGGCATTGGCAAAAGCAACCTTAACTTTGCCTGGCATTGCCGGAATTGTTTTGACCATTGGTATGGCTGTCGATGCCAACGTGCTGATATTTGAACGGATAAAGGAAGAGTTGCGTTTGGGGAAAACCACCAGGGCTGCCCTTGACGGTGGGTACAATAAGGCCTTTCTGACGATTATGGATGCAAATATTACCACGCTTATCGCCGCGATTGTTTTGTACCAATATGGCACCGGACCGATTAAGGGATTTGCAGTTACTTTGTCTATTGGCATTGTTTCCAGTTTATTTACCGCTATCTTTGTCACCCGGCTGGTGTATGATTCGATTATGGAAAAGAGATCAGTGAAGCAGTTGAGTATCTAG
- the secF gene encoding protein translocase subunit SecF: protein MQFIKPGVNINFVGRRFFFITLSAVVILIGIASLLFHGGLNYGIDFAGGTLVQVRFSQPTTPDDIRKALKGLDLGSSTIQQFEKASGEEFLIRVEKSKSDLVGLSDEIKATLDEVYGADQVDIRRVEMVGPKVGKDLRQKGFMAIIYALVGILIYVTFRFEFKFALGAVVALFHDVIITVGIFSLLDKEFSLSILAALLAIVGYSLNDTIVVYDRIRENLRQPGKRSYEELINTSINETLNRTILTSVTTILVLTSLFFLGGGVIHDFAFALMIGVIVGSYSSVFIASPIVIGMKGLKVFQGKRSRMST from the coding sequence ATGCAGTTTATAAAACCGGGAGTAAATATTAACTTTGTCGGCCGGAGGTTTTTTTTTATCACCTTGTCAGCCGTTGTTATTCTGATTGGGATTGCCTCCCTGTTGTTCCATGGTGGGCTTAATTACGGGATCGATTTTGCCGGCGGGACCCTGGTACAGGTGAGGTTCAGTCAGCCGACTACCCCCGACGACATACGAAAGGCGCTGAAAGGTCTTGATCTTGGTTCCAGTACTATTCAGCAGTTTGAAAAGGCCAGTGGTGAGGAATTTTTAATCCGGGTGGAAAAATCAAAATCTGATCTTGTTGGTCTGTCGGATGAGATAAAAGCAACCCTTGATGAAGTATATGGCGCCGACCAGGTTGATATCCGCCGGGTGGAAATGGTAGGTCCTAAAGTTGGTAAAGATCTGCGCCAAAAAGGGTTTATGGCGATTATTTATGCCTTGGTCGGGATTCTCATCTATGTGACCTTCCGTTTTGAATTCAAGTTTGCCCTGGGGGCGGTGGTTGCTCTGTTCCATGATGTGATTATAACCGTCGGGATTTTTTCCTTGCTGGACAAGGAATTCAGTTTATCCATCTTGGCTGCCTTGTTAGCTATTGTTGGTTATTCACTCAATGATACTATCGTGGTATATGACCGCATCAGGGAAAATCTGCGGCAACCGGGGAAACGATCATATGAAGAATTAATTAACACCTCCATCAATGAAACCCTCAACCGTACCATCCTGACTTCAGTAACGACCATCCTAGTTCTGACCAGTCTTTTTTTCCTTGGTGGTGGGGTCATTCATGATTTTGCCTTTGCTTTAATGATCGGTGTGATTGTGGGTTCCTATTCATCCGTTTTTATTGCCAGCCCCATTGTTATTGGCATGAAAGGGCTTAAAGTCTTCCAAGGGAAGCGAAGCCGGATGTCAACCTGA
- a CDS encoding radical SAM protein — protein MISIAEIFYSIQGESTFSGLPCVFIRCSGCNLSCSYCDTRYAREPSNGKLQTIDEIMDQVSSFPVDLVEITGGEPLLQPEIHQLIDRLHAAGKKVLLETNGSRDISKLDRRVQVILDVKTPGSGMVDLNYEQNYQQLGGNHQLKFVLCSEDDFWWSRDFIRDRLPESVEILFSPVVERLSVPRLAELILQEHLPVRLHLQLHRIIWPEVDRGK, from the coding sequence ATGATCAGTATTGCTGAAATTTTTTACAGCATACAGGGGGAGTCCACATTTTCTGGACTCCCCTGTGTTTTTATCCGTTGTTCCGGTTGTAATCTCTCTTGTTCGTATTGTGATACCAGATATGCCCGGGAGCCGTCAAATGGAAAGCTGCAAACCATTGATGAAATCATGGACCAGGTATCATCCTTTCCCGTGGATCTGGTGGAAATTACCGGCGGCGAACCGCTGCTGCAGCCTGAGATTCATCAACTGATTGATCGACTTCATGCAGCTGGGAAAAAAGTGTTGCTGGAAACCAATGGCTCACGGGATATCTCCAAACTTGACCGGCGGGTGCAGGTTATTCTTGATGTCAAAACTCCGGGCAGCGGCATGGTGGACCTTAATTATGAGCAGAACTACCAGCAGCTTGGCGGTAATCATCAGCTTAAATTTGTTCTTTGTAGTGAGGATGATTTCTGGTGGAGCCGGGATTTTATCCGGGACCGGCTGCCTGAATCAGTTGAAATTCTTTTCAGCCCGGTAGTGGAAAGATTGAGTGTGCCGCGGCTGGCGGAGCTGATCCTGCAGGAACACCTGCCGGTTCGCCTGCACCTGCAGCTGCATCGGATTATCTGGCCTGAGGTGGATCGAGGGAAATAA
- the queC gene encoding 7-cyano-7-deazaguanine synthase QueC: protein MSEKKAVIMLSGGLDSATVGAVAREQEYQLYCLSFSYGQRHYCELEAASRVARSLSAVRHLILRLDLNLIGGSSLTDQKLAVPRNQVPADEAEIPITYVPARNTIFIAHAVAWAETLEARDIFLGVNAIDYSGYPDCRPGFIRAMERAVNLGTKRGVNEKTPYFRLHTPLIELHKHEIIQLGIKLGVDYGLTHSCYDPDDQGKPCGQCDSCCLRLQGFAAAGLEDPLDYQV, encoded by the coding sequence ATGAGTGAAAAAAAAGCGGTTATTATGCTCAGTGGTGGGCTTGATTCGGCCACCGTAGGGGCTGTTGCCCGCGAGCAGGAATATCAGCTCTATTGTTTGAGTTTTAGCTATGGCCAGCGCCATTATTGTGAACTTGAAGCGGCGAGCAGGGTGGCCCGGTCGTTGTCGGCAGTGCGGCATTTAATCCTGCGCCTGGATTTGAACCTGATAGGCGGTTCTTCCCTTACCGACCAGAAGCTGGCTGTCCCCAGGAACCAGGTTCCTGCTGATGAAGCTGAAATCCCCATAACCTATGTGCCGGCCCGTAATACCATTTTTATCGCCCATGCGGTTGCCTGGGCGGAAACCCTGGAAGCCCGGGATATTTTTCTGGGGGTCAATGCCATTGATTACAGTGGCTATCCTGATTGCCGGCCTGGGTTTATCAGGGCGATGGAACGGGCGGTAAATTTGGGAACAAAACGGGGAGTAAATGAAAAAACCCCCTACTTTCGCCTGCATACCCCTCTGATTGAACTGCATAAACATGAAATAATTCAGCTGGGGATCAAACTCGGAGTTGATTATGGCTTAACTCATAGCTGCTATGATCCTGATGATCAGGGAAAACCCTGCGGTCAATGTGACAGCTGCTGCCTC